The following are encoded in a window of Castanea sativa cultivar Marrone di Chiusa Pesio chromosome 9, ASM4071231v1 genomic DNA:
- the LOC142611386 gene encoding uncharacterized protein LOC142611386: MDKQSHFHKKVANMKCQRVKKEESFASALEDEAIEVENLLAEPKNEHVSVDGVLSFGGENLGKGLQMDDFSCGFEYGLRTNSGGLDSNTTQEGEEDLQLEVLDGFLDEVEEVDDLEATHGLSNACEDYLLDIDFEKVELISGPRLGSYVGNSSSESQSPGLSGSSNGAVGISESSTLTIPTSECKNGAINKALTCELHGGFRSKCGCQTPAEDLASLELRKFDDFDNDDKSFLEASKIGAVREKRLRKPTRRYIEEVPNKKPKCSKGREKYLAAATKDTSLKVRSHSELHNVRRRALTVVHGEKPLRVTSIQSVSEVRARRGRPKKQATKQAPILAPESEEEPLSSESEDDRVTKKKSKKHDRRKHQRMWTLSEVMKLVDGISEHGIGRWTDIKRNLFSTSAYRTPIDLRDKWRNLLRASGAQKASKKGVEQKQEHALRPLPTTLLKRVRELAKIHPYPRVRMSKKSSLGQVAPLMLPGPSKGAPSNLGGGRTVRRKNCT, encoded by the exons ATGGATAAACAATCACATTTTCATAAGAAGGTTGCCAACATGAAATGCCAGAGG gtaaaaaaagaagaatcttTTGCTTCTGCTTTAGAAGATGAAGCGATTGAAGTTGAGAACTTACTTGCGGAACCAAAAAATGAGCATGTTTCAGTAGATGGTGTCCTAAGCTTTGGTGGGGAGAATCTGGGAAAAGGCTTGCAAATGGATGATTTCTCCTGTGGATTTGAGTATGGACTAAGAACAAATAGTG GTGGGTTGGATTCTAATACTACTCAGGAAGGAGAAGAGGATTTACAACTTGAA GTTCTTGATGGATTTCTGGATGAAGTTGAGGAAGTAGATGATCTGGAAGCGACACATGGTCTCTCCAATGCATGTGAAGATTATCTTCTGG ACATTGATTTTGAGAAAGTTGAATTGATATCTGGTCCTCGTTTGGGATCATATGTGGGAAACTCAAGTTCGGAGAGTCAGTCTCCTGGATTAAGTGGAAGTAGTAATGGTGCTGTAGGGATTTCAGAGTCATCAACATTGACTATTCCAACATCCGAATGCAAGAATGGTGCTATTAACAAGGCATTAACCTGTGAGTTACATGGTGGCTTCAGGAGCAAATGTGGATGTCAAACACCAGCTGAAGACCTTGCTTCACttgaattaagaaaatttgatgaCTTTGATAATGACGATAAGAGCTTTTTAGAAGCGAGCAAGATTGGTGCAGTTAGAGAGAAGAGATTGCGTAAGCCTACTAGGAGGTACATTGAAGAAGTTCCAAATAAGAAACCGAAATGTTCGAAGGGAAGAGAAAAATATTTGGCTGCTGCTACGAAGGATACAAGTCTGAAGGTTAGATCTCATAGTGAACTTCATAATGTGAGACGTAGAGCACTAACGGTAGTTCATGGGGAGAAACCTTTGCGTGTTACTAGTATTCAGTCAGTGTCTGAAGTTCGGGCACGGAGGGGACGGCCAAAGAAACAGGCGACAAAACAGGCGCCAATTTTG GCACCTGAATCTGAAGAGGAACCTCTCTCATCTGAGTCTGAAGATGACCGTGTgacaaagaaaaaatctaaaaagcaTGATCGGAGAAAGCATCAAAGGATGTGGACCCTTTCCGAGGTGATGAAGTTGGTTGATGGTATTTCTGAACATGGAATAGGCCGATGGACTGATATAAAGAGGAACCTGTTTTCAACATCTGCTTATCGCACGCCTATTGATCTCAGG GACAAATGGCGAAATCTTTTGAGAGCTAGCGGTGCACAAAAAGCAAGCAAAAAAGGG GTTGAGCAGAAGCAGGAGCATGCCCTGCGTCCCTTACCAACTACTTTGCTAAAACGAGTCCGTGAACTAGCCAAAATTCATCCATATCCAAGGGTGCGCATGTCAAAGAAATCAAGTCTTGGTCAAGTTGCCCCTCTCATGCTTCCTGGGCCAAGTAAAGGTGCACCATCTAATCTTGGTGGAGGAAGAACTGTACGTAGGAAGAACTGTACTTGA
- the LOC142611387 gene encoding uncharacterized protein LOC142611387, translating to MRPAFRNVYFNLSRSLNPNRSKLSLPLFSLTSSTSLPPTFLTFRSTTETFRPLSQTRTCCSYSPMADGEAHAPPTSFPSLEKQFEDFRVQLEDSGSLRERIRAVVMEIESTTRLIHANLLLVHQSRPTPELLEKAKAQVGVLKEQYNRLAVVLSECPGQYYRYHGDWRSETQTVVSLIAFMYWLETGTLLMHSEAEEMIGLNNSEFNLDVEDYLVGICFMSNELPRYVVNQVTAGDYDCPRKVLKFLTDLHAAFRMLNLRNDFLRKKFDGMKYDLKRVEEVHYDVKIRGLAATGDAIGEQGTKGQS from the exons atgAGACCAGCGTTTCGAAACGTTTACTTCAATTTGAGTCGTTCCTTAAACCCTAACCGCTCCAAACTCTCTTTACCACTCTTCTCACTAACCTCCTCCACTTCTCTACCACCCACGTTTCTCACCTTTCGCTCAACAACCGAAACGTTTCGTCCACTTTCTCAAACTCGCACTTGCTGCTCCTACTCTCCGATGGCGGACGGTGAAGCCCACGCGCCACCCACCTCGTTTCCTTCGCTGGAGAAGCAGTTCGAGGACTTCCGCGTCCAGCTCGAAGACTCCGGAAGCTTGCGCGAGCGCATTCGAGCTGTGGTGATGGAGATCGAGTCCACTACCAGGCTCATCCACGCCAATCTCCTCCTTGTCCACCAGTCTCGCCCAACTCCTG AGCTTTTGGAGAAAGCGAAGGCTCAGGTTGGTGTGCTGAAGGAGCAGTACAATCGGCTTGCTGTGGTTCTGAGTGAATGCCCTGGGCAGTACTACAG GTATCATGGTGATTGGAGGAGTGAGACTCAGACAGTGGTTTCTTTGATTGCTTTCATGTACTGGTTGGAAACAGGAACCCTTCTTATGCATTCTGAAGCTGAGGAAATGATTGGGT TGAACAATTCAGAGTTTAATCTGGACGTTGAAGATTATCTTGTTG GTATTTGTTTCATGTCCAATGAATTG CCAAGGTATGTGGTGAACCAAGTGACAGCTGGAGACTATGATTGCCCAAGAAAGGTGTTGAAATTTTTAACGGATCTGCATGCAGCCTTCCGTATGCTTAATCTCCGAAATGATTTTTTGCGCAAGAAGTTTGATG GTATGAAGTATGACCTAAAAAGAGTTGAAGAAGTTCACTATGATGTTAAAATTCGAGGTTTGGCCGCCACCGGTGATGCAATTGGAGAACAGggaactaaaggacaatcttaA